From Serratia fonticola:
GTCTGGACTTTGAAGCGACGCTGAGCGAAGAGAAAACCGTGCTGGTGGTCGATATCGGCGGCGGAACCACCGACTGCTCGGTGCTGCTGATGGGGCCACAATGGCGCGATCGTGCCGATCGCCAACAGAGCCTGTTGGGGCACAGCGGTTGCCGCGTGGGCGGTAACGATCTGGATATTATGCTGGCGTTCAAACAGCTGATGCCGCTGTTCGGTATGGGCGGTGAAACCGAGAAAGGCATTGCCATGCCTGCATTGCCTTACTGGAACGCGGTAGCGACCAACGATGTCCCGGCCCAAATCGATTTCTACAGCACGGCCAATGGCCGTATGCTGCGCGATCTGATCCGCGACGCTGCCGAACCCGAGAAGGTGAAACGTCTGTTGAAAGTCCATCAGCAGCGCCTGAGCTATCGGCTGGTACGTGCGGCGGAAGAGAGTAAAATCGCGCTGTCGGGTCAGGCAAGCATCAGCGCCCAACTGGATTTTGTGCAGCCGGAGCTGGCAGAGATGATCAGCCAGGAGCAGTTGGCCGATGCCATTGCCCAACCTCTGTTGCGTATCCAGGAACAGGTTAGCGCCGCCCTGGCCACCAGCCAAAGCAAGCCGCAGGTTATCTACCTGACCGGTGGTAGCGCACGCTCACCACTGCTGCGAACCGCACTGCAACAGCAGTTGCCAGGGATCCCGATCGTCGGTGGCAACGATTTTGGCTCGGTTACCGCCGGGCTGGCACGCTGGGCGCAGACGCTGTTTCGTTGATTAACGCAGGGGCGGCTAACGCCCCTGACAATGGAGCATTATGGCTATCACAACTGGTGAAACACCCAGATTGCTGCTGCGCGGTTGGCAAGATAGCGATCTGCCCGCCTTTGCTGCGCTCAATAGCGACCCTGAGGTGATGAAATACTTCCCGGCAGCGCTAAACCGCGCTGAAAGCGATGCCCAGGCAAATCGCATCCGCCAATTTATGCAACAGCACGGCTGGGGGCTGTGGGCCGTCGAGGTGAAGCATCAGGCTGCCTTTATCGGCTTTGTCGGGCTGGCCATTCCTGGTGACGATCTGCCCTGCTCTCCCTGCGTGGAAATTGGCTGGCGGTTGTCGAAGGAGCATTGGGGCCAAGGCTATGCCAGCGAAGCGGCACGTTGCGCGCTGGATATCGCTTTCAATAGGCTGCAACTGTCAGAAGTAGTGTCCTTTACTGCTGAAATTAATCTCCCTTCCCGCCGAGTGATGGAGCGCATCGGGATGAACTTCAGCGGTGAAACCTTCGAACATCCCCGTTTACCTCTGTGCCATCCGTTACGCAAGCATGTGTTGTATCGTAAGCTATCGCCAAACAAGTGATGGTGATGATAACTCATTGAATAATAGTTGATATCCCCTCACCCTAACCCTCTCCCAAAGGGAGAGGGGACTGAACGAGCCACAGTTTAGCGCCTGCATCTGACCACCATACAATCCAACCTCATAAAGTCTAGGTGATTGAAAATCATATAAATCACCACCAATCTAACTCCCTCTCCCTGTGGGAGAGGGCTGGGGTGAGGGGCATCGCAGAAACTTACCAGGCACTTGCCTCATCCAGCGCCTTGATATCCTCGGCAGCCAATTGCAACTGTGTGGCACTCACCAACTCATCCAACTGGGTTAACGAGGTGGCGCTGACGATTGGCGCGGTGATGCTTGGGCGAGCAATCAGCCAGGCCAACGAGATCTGTGCGGGTGTAGTCTGGTGCTTCTCGGCCAGCAGATCGAGGGCTGCCAGAATGCGGAAACCTCGCGGGTTCAGATAACGCGACACAATGGTATCCCCACGCTGGCTCTTACCCACATCCTGTGCGCTACGATATTTGCCGGTAAGGAAACCACTAGCCAGTGAGAAGAAGTTGATCACCCCCAATCCCTGTTGCTGCGCCACCGCTTCCAGCGCCTGCTCATAACCTTCACGAGCATACAGATTGTATTCCGGCTGCAAGGTTTCATAGCGCGCCAGTCCGTTTTGCTCGCTGACTTTCAGTGCTTCCACCAGCCGGTCTGCCTGATAGTTTGAAGCGCCTATGGCACGCACTTTCCCGGCCTTGATCAGTTCATCAAACGCCGCCAGGGTTTCCGCCAGCGGGGTGTCCTGGTCGTCATCATGGGACTGATAAAGATCGATATAATCGGTTTGCAGGCGGCGCAACGAATCCTCTACGGCCTGACGAATATAGCGTGGCGACAAGCCTTGCTTGCCCTCACCCATCGGTTTTCCCACTTTGGTAGCGATGATCACCTGGTCGCGCTTGCCGCTTTTCTTCAGCCAGTTACCAATCACCGTTTCTGATTCACCGCCTTGATTGCCCGGCGCCCAGCTCGAATAGACGTCGGCGGTATCGATAAAATTCAGCTGATTGGCTACCAGCGCATCCAGCAGGCTGAAAGACGTGGCCTCGTCTGCCGTCCAGCCAAATACGTTGCCGCCAAAGGTCAGCTGCGGGACCTGAATGCCTGAACGACCCAACGGTTTCTTACTCATGATGTGGCTCCTGAGGGAAAAGAAAAAATTCGCTCTCAATTATTAGCGCGAAAGCGGCTGGAACGCTAAAACGAATCGGTTATATGTCAGAAAATGTCTAGCTAAGCGTTGTTTCGGTAAAATAGACATTCTCTGCCGACAAACCTGACGCTTCCTCCATATTTCCTTCATTTTTACACCGTGACAGCTCGCTAAACTAGTATCCTGTAAGGAGTATCACTTTTGGCAACTGATTGCCCGCACGACTGTCTCTGGAGAGAATACCCAACGCCATGAATACAAAACCCAAACGCCGCTCACTGCTGCTGCGCCTGTTAGCCATAGTTATCGTAGTGCTTGCCGCCATTCTGATCTGGCGTCACTTTAGCGCGCCACAGGCTACCGATGCAGCGCCGGGTGCGCAGCAGGCAGGTTCAGGTCCCGCAGGAGCTGCAGGCAGAGCCGGTGGTAGACGAGGGGCTCCTATGTCTCCAGTACAGGCCGCCACCGCCACAGTGCAGAGCGTACCGCGTTTCCTCTCGGGATTGGGCACCGCCACCGCGGCCAACACCGTGACCGTCACCAGCCGCGTCGATGGTCAGTTGATGGCAATCCACTTTACCGAAGGC
This genomic window contains:
- the yegD gene encoding molecular chaperone, whose product is MFIGFDYGTANCSVAVMRDQGPELLTLENNEPYLPSMLCAPTREAVSECLHRHWQVPTGSEENQQLLRRAITFNREEDIPVNGDSVLFGLQALAHYIEDPEEVYFVRSPKSFLGANGLKPQQIALFEDLVCAMMFHIKRQAEGVLQTSIEQAVIGRPINFQGTGGEEANQQAQGILHRAAQRAGFKEIEFQFEPVAAGLDFEATLSEEKTVLVVDIGGGTTDCSVLLMGPQWRDRADRQQSLLGHSGCRVGGNDLDIMLAFKQLMPLFGMGGETEKGIAMPALPYWNAVATNDVPAQIDFYSTANGRMLRDLIRDAAEPEKVKRLLKVHQQRLSYRLVRAAEESKIALSGQASISAQLDFVQPELAEMISQEQLADAIAQPLLRIQEQVSAALATSQSKPQVIYLTGGSARSPLLRTALQQQLPGIPIVGGNDFGSVTAGLARWAQTLFR
- a CDS encoding GNAT family N-acetyltransferase — encoded protein: MAITTGETPRLLLRGWQDSDLPAFAALNSDPEVMKYFPAALNRAESDAQANRIRQFMQQHGWGLWAVEVKHQAAFIGFVGLAIPGDDLPCSPCVEIGWRLSKEHWGQGYASEAARCALDIAFNRLQLSEVVSFTAEINLPSRRVMERIGMNFSGETFEHPRLPLCHPLRKHVLYRKLSPNK
- a CDS encoding aldo/keto reductase yields the protein MSKKPLGRSGIQVPQLTFGGNVFGWTADEATSFSLLDALVANQLNFIDTADVYSSWAPGNQGGESETVIGNWLKKSGKRDQVIIATKVGKPMGEGKQGLSPRYIRQAVEDSLRRLQTDYIDLYQSHDDDQDTPLAETLAAFDELIKAGKVRAIGASNYQADRLVEALKVSEQNGLARYETLQPEYNLYAREGYEQALEAVAQQQGLGVINFFSLASGFLTGKYRSAQDVGKSQRGDTIVSRYLNPRGFRILAALDLLAEKHQTTPAQISLAWLIARPSITAPIVSATSLTQLDELVSATQLQLAAEDIKALDEASAW